A DNA window from Phycisphaerales bacterium AB-hyl4 contains the following coding sequences:
- the floA gene encoding flotillin-like protein FloA (flotillin-like protein involved in membrane lipid rafts): protein MPALSPLALNTLAQEAGVVVLIAVLIIAALIALVVLLFVIQYFNLWFQAVLSKAPVGFLEIIGMRFRRVDPRTIVLSRIRAVKAGLTVSTNQLETHYLAGGNVPRVVNALIAADRAKIELPWDTACAIDLAGRDILDAVQTSVNPKVIDCPSPNSGKSTIDAVAQDGIQLKARARVTVRANIARLVGGATEETIIARVGEGIVTTIGSSSSHKAVLENPDRISKLVLEKGLDAGTAFEILSVDIADIDVGENIGAKIQGDQAEADKRRFQAEAEKRRAMAVAQEQEFAAEVQKNRALVVLAEAEVPKAMAQAFREGNLGIMDYYRMRNIQADTSMRDSIAGEDGKGGEGKQ, encoded by the coding sequence ATGCCCGCCCTATCCCCCCTTGCTCTGAACACCCTGGCTCAAGAAGCCGGCGTGGTCGTGCTGATCGCCGTGCTGATCATCGCAGCGCTGATCGCATTGGTCGTGCTGCTGTTCGTCATTCAGTACTTCAACCTCTGGTTCCAGGCAGTGCTCTCCAAGGCCCCCGTGGGCTTTCTGGAGATCATCGGCATGCGGTTCAGGCGGGTCGATCCGCGAACCATCGTGCTCTCGCGCATTCGTGCTGTGAAGGCCGGCCTGACCGTGTCGACCAATCAGCTTGAAACGCACTACCTCGCCGGCGGTAACGTGCCCCGCGTGGTCAACGCCTTGATCGCCGCTGACCGTGCGAAGATTGAACTGCCGTGGGACACCGCGTGCGCCATCGACCTCGCCGGCCGCGACATTCTCGACGCCGTGCAAACCAGCGTGAACCCCAAGGTCATCGACTGCCCCAGCCCCAACTCGGGCAAGAGCACGATTGACGCGGTGGCGCAGGATGGTATTCAGCTCAAGGCCCGCGCCCGCGTGACCGTGCGAGCCAACATCGCCCGCCTCGTCGGTGGTGCGACGGAAGAAACCATCATCGCCCGCGTTGGCGAAGGCATCGTCACGACTATCGGCTCATCCTCCAGCCACAAGGCAGTGCTCGAAAACCCTGACCGCATCTCCAAGCTCGTGCTGGAGAAAGGTCTCGACGCGGGCACGGCGTTTGAGATTCTCTCGGTCGACATCGCCGACATCGACGTGGGCGAGAACATCGGCGCGAAGATTCAAGGCGATCAGGCCGAGGCCGACAAGCGCCGCTTCCAGGCGGAGGCGGAAAAGCGTCGCGCGATGGCCGTCGCTCAAGAGCAGGAATTCGCCGCGGAGGTTCAAAAGAACCGTGCGTTGGTCGTGCTCGCCGAGGCGGAAGTGCCCAAGGCGATGGCCCAGGCGTTCCGCGAAGGCAACCTCGGCATCATGGACTACTACCGCATGCGGAACATCCAGGCCGACACGTCGATGCGCGACTCGATCGCCGGCGAAGACGGCAAGGGCGGCGAAGGCAAGCAGTAA
- a CDS encoding glycosyltransferase, translated as MNSSNIPNTSPSASSASTERVVHLVEAASPQTCGTTLALLAMLRAEAGERSTVVLMGNSALSDLAEAAQLRGAHRVGVPFGRAVCGLPALRRVLSAVGPASQIVCWSAGSLLAARVLRPTTPRVMVAVQSIGSDAGRMVRWCLRWPGMGGTRVVTLGDALRTTLTNGPLRDWYEAVQPLPALALRPPVPSDARGVLRTRWGVSDERVKVVAMLADPPVVVDAQLGAIAASVARETLCDAGWPGQVAVLLHPDQWHRPRAQLMMENLGGHFPIVLEPKLATPWQVTAGCDLVMTMGPGAGGLALTSAMAAGLPIVAEPTPRVREWLTHNRNARLADSGEPRFLAHEITEMLSDPDSTGRLRLAARHTIAQRDEPIAPWLQALENCNPADTSANATAQTTAGHADEKPSAGKSADASSHDPDRRAPGYS; from the coding sequence GTGAATTCAAGCAATATTCCCAACACGAGTCCGTCGGCATCTTCCGCTTCAACCGAGCGGGTGGTGCATCTGGTTGAAGCTGCCTCGCCGCAAACGTGTGGCACGACGCTGGCGCTGCTGGCGATGCTTCGTGCAGAAGCGGGCGAGCGCTCGACAGTGGTGCTGATGGGCAACTCGGCGCTGAGCGACCTGGCGGAAGCGGCGCAATTGCGCGGGGCACACCGCGTCGGCGTGCCGTTCGGCCGGGCGGTGTGCGGACTGCCGGCGCTGCGACGTGTGCTCTCGGCTGTGGGGCCGGCGTCGCAGATCGTGTGCTGGTCGGCAGGGTCGCTGCTGGCGGCTCGGGTACTTCGCCCGACGACGCCGCGCGTGATGGTGGCGGTGCAGTCGATCGGCAGTGACGCCGGGCGCATGGTGCGATGGTGTCTGCGCTGGCCGGGCATGGGCGGCACGCGCGTGGTCACGCTCGGCGACGCCTTGCGGACCACGCTCACCAACGGGCCGTTGCGCGACTGGTACGAAGCGGTACAGCCGTTGCCGGCCTTGGCGCTGCGCCCGCCGGTGCCGAGCGACGCGCGGGGCGTGCTGCGAACCCGCTGGGGGGTGTCGGACGAGCGGGTGAAGGTGGTGGCGATGCTGGCGGACCCGCCGGTGGTGGTCGACGCACAACTGGGCGCGATCGCGGCGAGCGTGGCGCGGGAAACGCTATGCGACGCCGGCTGGCCGGGGCAGGTGGCGGTACTGCTACACCCGGACCAGTGGCATCGGCCGCGGGCTCAACTGATGATGGAAAATCTAGGCGGCCACTTCCCCATCGTGCTCGAACCAAAGCTCGCAACGCCGTGGCAGGTGACGGCCGGCTGCGACCTGGTCATGACCATGGGCCCCGGTGCCGGCGGCCTGGCGCTGACCTCGGCGATGGCGGCCGGGCTGCCGATTGTCGCCGAGCCGACGCCGCGCGTTCGCGAGTGGCTCACGCACAACCGCAACGCCCGCCTGGCGGACAGCGGCGAGCCGCGCTTCCTGGCCCATGAAATCACCGAGATGCTCAGCGATCCCGACAGCACCGGACGACTCCGCCTTGCCGCCCGTCACACCATCGCCCAACGCGACGAGCCGATCGCCCCCTGGCTCCAGGCCTTGGAAAACTGCAACCCCGCCGACACGAGCGCGAACGCGACCGCCCAAACGACTGCCGGGCACGCCGATGAGAAACCATCCGCAGGCAAGTCGGCCGACGCGTCATCCCACGACCCCGACCGCCGCGCGCCGGGTTATTCGTGA
- a CDS encoding DUF2752 domain-containing protein: MPVDRERRYPDTVMADETSNLTPAEAPATVPTPAWQAHLPRMIAGGASLATFGLLLVAAWLEPSGSGTGTHQQLGLPACGFLAGTGLPCATCGMTTAFSHAADFNLAAAFATQPAGAVLAILTAMTAILTGYAAITGMVLTPIFQLIFRPATIVALVILLLLGWAYTLSDVLLGT; the protein is encoded by the coding sequence TTGCCAGTTGACCGAGAGCGAAGGTATCCTGACACGGTGATGGCCGACGAGACTTCCAACCTGACGCCCGCCGAGGCGCCGGCCACCGTGCCGACCCCGGCCTGGCAAGCTCACCTGCCGCGCATGATCGCCGGCGGCGCTTCGCTGGCGACGTTCGGCTTGCTGCTCGTCGCCGCGTGGCTGGAGCCCAGTGGCAGCGGTACGGGCACGCACCAGCAACTGGGCCTGCCCGCCTGCGGCTTCCTTGCCGGCACGGGCCTGCCCTGTGCAACCTGCGGCATGACCACGGCCTTCTCCCACGCCGCCGACTTCAACCTCGCTGCCGCCTTCGCCACCCAACCCGCCGGTGCGGTGCTGGCGATCCTCACCGCCATGACCGCCATCCTCACCGGCTATGCCGCCATCACTGGCATGGTCCTCACGCCGATCTTCCAGTTGATCTTCAGGCCGGCCACGATCGTCGCGCTCGTGATCCTGCTGCTGCTCGGCTGGGCCTACACCCTCAGCGACGTCCTGCTTGGAACCTGA
- a CDS encoding thioredoxin family protein codes for MKVIQPLDDEGKPRGRRSVWMRVGMWTLVIVGLLGVSWLVDFGRQAAAGQDIVPWEEGLARGSELSRETGKPMLVNFTADWCGPCQQMSSTVFSQQHVADAISEHFIPVKVDMTVQRPGSPAMQAVEMYGVPGPPTYIVMDAEGQPISGRLGMQSEEALLSWLENVR; via the coding sequence ATGAAAGTCATTCAACCGCTCGATGATGAAGGGAAACCCCGCGGCCGACGTAGCGTCTGGATGCGCGTCGGGATGTGGACGTTGGTGATCGTCGGCCTGCTGGGTGTGTCGTGGCTGGTGGACTTCGGCCGACAGGCCGCGGCCGGACAAGACATCGTGCCCTGGGAAGAGGGCCTGGCGCGGGGCAGCGAGTTGTCGCGCGAGACGGGCAAGCCGATGCTGGTGAACTTCACCGCCGACTGGTGCGGCCCCTGTCAGCAGATGAGCAGCACGGTGTTTTCGCAGCAGCATGTGGCCGACGCGATCAGTGAGCATTTCATCCCCGTCAAAGTCGACATGACGGTACAGCGGCCCGGCAGCCCGGCGATGCAGGCGGTGGAGATGTATGGCGTGCCCGGCCCGCCGACGTACATCGTCATGGACGCCGAGGGTCAGCCGATCTCCGGTCGGCTGGGCATGCAAAGCGAAGAGGCGCTGCTGTCATGGTTGGAGAACGTGCGATAG
- a CDS encoding metallopeptidase family protein encodes MVTSAQRLLFDRMLDEIIDALPEQLHELLEEVPLIVEDEPSAALLADLEMEDDDADLCGLHWGTPLTERSVGGGDGMPDRMMIFRGPIFSLAGVGSGSRLTPAQQDELYRQIRITVLHEIGHHFGLNEDDLDTLGYG; translated from the coding sequence ATGGTGACTTCCGCCCAACGTTTACTGTTCGACCGGATGCTCGATGAGATCATCGACGCACTGCCGGAACAACTGCATGAGCTGCTCGAAGAAGTGCCGTTGATCGTGGAGGACGAGCCGTCGGCCGCGCTGCTGGCAGACCTCGAAATGGAAGATGACGACGCGGACCTCTGCGGCCTGCACTGGGGCACGCCGTTGACCGAGCGCAGCGTCGGCGGCGGCGACGGCATGCCCGACCGGATGATGATCTTTCGCGGCCCGATCTTCTCACTCGCGGGCGTGGGCTCGGGCAGTCGACTCACACCGGCACAACAGGACGAGCTCTACCGACAGATCCGCATCACCGTGCTGCATGAAATCGGCCATCACTTCGGCCTCAACGAAGACGACCTGGACACGCTCGGCTACGGTTGA
- a CDS encoding dihydroorotate dehydrogenase: MNQAPPTTDAGPSMAVNLAGLELANPMMTASGTCGYAYEYADFVDLSKFGAFVTKSITAETRAGNPAHRIVETRGGMLNAIGLANVGHAAFMRDKLPQLVKMRETGPRIIVNVAGHSVDDYVSVAGNVAGEAAVDAIELNVSCPNVKDGLTFGTNPKLLKDLIAEVASAMDKQAKLIVKLSPNVEDITATARAAVEGGADVLSLINTYTAMAIDIHTRKPRIANGTGGLSGPAVRPLAVYLTSRVYREVARDAGVPLIGMGGIQYWQDAVEFLLAGATGLAVGTALFVDPATPLKVLDGVQAYLKDQGCTSIDEIIGQLEMPGDPPRTPYP, translated from the coding sequence ATGAACCAAGCCCCCCCCACCACCGACGCCGGGCCGAGCATGGCGGTCAACCTTGCCGGGCTCGAGCTGGCCAACCCGATGATGACCGCTTCGGGCACGTGCGGCTACGCCTACGAATATGCCGACTTTGTCGACCTTTCAAAGTTCGGCGCGTTCGTCACCAAGTCGATCACCGCCGAAACGCGAGCCGGCAACCCGGCACACCGCATCGTCGAAACCCGCGGCGGCATGCTCAACGCGATCGGCCTGGCCAATGTCGGGCACGCCGCGTTTATGCGCGACAAGCTGCCACAACTGGTCAAGATGCGCGAGACCGGGCCGCGCATCATCGTCAACGTCGCCGGCCATAGCGTGGACGACTACGTCAGCGTGGCGGGCAACGTCGCGGGCGAGGCTGCAGTCGACGCCATCGAGTTGAACGTGTCCTGCCCCAACGTGAAAGACGGCCTGACGTTCGGCACGAACCCAAAGCTACTCAAGGACCTGATCGCCGAGGTCGCCAGCGCGATGGACAAGCAGGCGAAGCTGATCGTCAAGCTATCGCCCAACGTGGAAGACATCACCGCCACGGCCCGTGCCGCGGTCGAAGGCGGCGCGGACGTGCTGAGCCTGATCAACACTTATACCGCGATGGCGATCGACATTCACACACGCAAGCCGCGCATCGCCAACGGTACGGGCGGGCTGTCGGGCCCGGCGGTACGGCCGCTGGCGGTGTACCTCACCAGCCGGGTGTACCGCGAAGTGGCCCGCGATGCGGGTGTGCCGCTGATCGGCATGGGCGGTATTCAATATTGGCAGGACGCGGTCGAGTTTCTGCTCGCGGGCGCAACGGGGCTCGCGGTGGGCACTGCCCTGTTCGTCGACCCGGCCACGCCGTTGAAGGTGCTCGACGGCGTGCAGGCGTATCTGAAAGATCAAGGCTGCACGTCGATCGATGAGATCATCGGCCAACTGGAAATGCCAGGCGACCCGCCACGCACGCCATACCCCTGA